In Yarrowia lipolytica chromosome 1F, complete sequence, a genomic segment contains:
- a CDS encoding uncharacterized protein (Compare to YALI0F24585g, weakly similar to uniprot|Q9P664 Neurospora crassa Related to protein-tyrosine-phosphatase) translates to MQTKLGSDNRRLELGTQEHSGRRRVASTDSSTRTSSSTPNSSSTSVLDQQQHQQLQLHQRRASQHQHQHPYDFPTTVGTCTDRLTATTEPGPMSVSPYSPCSPEVRFPIKEQPSYFEAPSAVTSNTHTMKARSQSPTTEQIPPPIALPSLQLRRPSLPITSLARETPSQIRALTPDQLVDLLQQAPGATVVDIRPYCDYTLSRVKGALHFCIPSTFLKRASYSFRRTVDNMLPEQRHAFDNLADLPPLVIYDRSSEHLQTSQSNLYHTLMKFVTAEGWPADQTAHYLVGGLDAWSRNDRVAANGLLDSEMYKCEGRPPEFGAIGFTRATANLADANAIPFPLVTSGLRQNPLFKSVRAAMEVQDDEYIEVQLPVDLEPSDNHPDWVKTILSDPLEASKKMAAEFRSLEQAEKNRMFGALSIKSDSENYFDRRYSISGIELGVKNRYDNIYPYEHTRVKLARKTQGCDYINASHISSAHSKRVYIATQAPLPETFADFFHMIWEEKVPVIVQLAPEFEGAMLKCHNYWGEGTHGPYTVRVIATRKEDVDTKDNIVATIRTFEVSREGVVRHVTQIFYDAWPDLGRPANPADLLRLMELKDGILKHAKLPVDGTKVVVHCSAGCGRTGTFCAIDIVCDILQRGDPQYQHKDVVAEVVAELRTQRTSMVQSLRQYVLCYDSVLAWLAKRQ, encoded by the coding sequence ATGCAAACAAAGTTAGGCTCAGACAATCGAAGACTTGAACTTGGGACACAGGAGCACTCaggaaggaggagagtAGCAAGTACCGACagcagtacaagaacaagtagCAGCAcaccaaacagcagcagcactAGCGTTCtcgaccagcagcagcatcagcagctACAGCTACATCAGCGCCGTGCATCCCAGCATCAGCATCAGCATCCCTACGACTTCCCCACAACAGTAGGTACGTGTACCGACAGACTGACCGCCACTACCGAGCCCGGGCCCATGTCTGTATCGCCGTACTCTCCCTGCTCGCCGGAGGTGCGATTCCCCATCAAAGAGCAGCCGTCATATTTCGAAGCTCCCTCGGCCGTCACTTcaaatacacacacaatgaaGGCTCGCAGTCAATCGCCGACAACCGAGCAGATACCTCCACCAATAGCGCTGCCATCACTCCAGCTGCGTCGTCCCTCGCTACCCATCACTTCGCTGGCTCGAGAAACGCCGTCCCAGATCCGGGCGCTGACTCCAGACCAGCTGGTGGACTTGCTACAGCAAGCTCCAGGCGCCACTGTGGTCGACATCAGACCCTACTGCGACTACACACTGTCGCGGGTGAAAGGCGCCCTTCATTTCTGCATCCCGTCCACGTTCCTCAAACGGGCCTCCTACTCGTTCCGACGCACGGTCGACAACATGCTCCCCGAGCAGCGCCATGCCTTTGACAACCTGGCCGACCTGCCACCTCTGGTGATCTACGATCGCAGCAGCGAGCACTTACAGACTTCTCAGAGCAACCTGTACCATACGCTGATGAAGTTTGTGACTGCTGAGGGCTGGCCTGCAGACCAAACTGCCCACTACTTAGTCGGAGGCCTAGATGCCTGGAGCAGGAACGACAGAGTAGCAGCAAACGGGCTACTTGACTCGGAAATGTATAAATGCGAGGGCCGACCACCAGAGTTTGGAGCCATTGGATTCACTCGAGCCACAGCCAACCTCGCAGACGCAAACGCCATCCCCTTCCCGCTCGTCACGTCGGGTCTGAGACAAAACCCGCTTTTCAAGTCCGTGCGGGCAGCAATGGAGGTCCAGGACGATGAGTACATTGAAGTGCAACTGCCTGTGGACCTCGAGCCGTCAGACAACCACCCGGACTGGGTCAAGACGATTCTTAGTGACCCTCTGGAAGCCAGCAAAAAGATGGCTGCCGAGTTCCGGAGTCTGGAGCAGGCGGAAAAGAACCGGATGTTCGGCGCGCTGTCCATTAAGAGCGACTCGGAAAACTACTTTGATCGACGTTACTCCATTTCAGGAATCGAACTGGGCGTCAAAAACAGATACGACAACATTTATCCTTATGAACACACCCGGGTCAAATTGGCTCGAAAAACCCAGGGATGTGATTACATTAATGCCTCGCACATTTCCTCAGCACACAGCAAGCGGGTGTATATCGCCACCCAAGCGCCTCTGCCTGAGACGTTTGCAGACTTCTTCCACATGATCTGGGAGGAAAAGGTGCCTGTCATTGTGCAACTGGCTCCCGAGTTTGAGGGAGCCATGCTCAAGTGCCATAACTACTGGGGCGAAGGAACGCATGGACCTTACACGGTGCGCGTGATTGCCACCAGGAAGGAGGACGTGGACACCAAGGACAACATTGTGGCTACCATCCGGACATTTGAAGTGTCACGAGAGGGCGTGGTGCGGCATGTGACGCAGATCTTCTACGATGCTTGGCCCGATTTGGGCCGGCCTGCAAACCCCGCAGACCtcttgaggttgatggagctcaaggacggtATTTTGAAACATGCCAAGCTTCCCGTGGACGGTACCAAGGTGGTTGTACACTGCAGTGCCGGGTGTGGCCGGACAGGTACTTTCTGTGCCATTGACATTGTGTGCGACATTTTGCAACGCGGTGATCCTCAGTACCAGCATAAGGATGTGGTTGCCGAGGTAGTTGCCGAATTGCGAACCCAGCGAACCTCAATGGTCCAAAGTCTGCGGCAGTATGTCTTGTGCTACGACTCTGTTCTTGCCTGGTTGGCTAAGCGACAGTAG
- a CDS encoding uncharacterized protein (Compare to YALI0F24563g, similar to Saccharomyces cerevisiae NUP85 (YJR042W); ancestral locus Anc_1.468, uniprot|Q8WZL7 Yarrowia lipolytica Nup85 protein) has translation MFSAPPATINGADNYISPDPLTAREFGEAEMETILDGDDTELPEITLPGAPIPEGQVEEWQKSRNMGFVMDPVIARGIAWFDAKPGQDGHATKEDRTLYPTTTRVGDEWSDNYKGFVAEAFATTLGPQAAEDLTQRFADFIESIKHYREEIRKDVDIVEAEPLDDAYSIALCIYAVYFHNGAAGQSGFFGSQSTYEVRQPLVEWVNVSEQQPSVELGKEVMSQTPPVQHKDFWKYIYQLVCRGMLKQASHCLHNSGAGEVDPSCQETLEQTIDILSRYPQGPGNVSFYFRQWHNSISTVQSKLLKINDAKIQKGLTTLLQVLAGDEDAIMGTNHTWYDALVTQQQYVDPCDSRMKGYYDAAVANYPVDTFTVWEAGASHAIKGSLLLAIETLENCDSVIAALVSNMCYDAGLLNGYGAANPAALPDYHLTNLALQCIGYDNLINVGIEVLQKLRDVAPARQILSLLLPRLPYDSAREIDWAIKKCKQNGLVEVEAEILQTLAQKAIHNNNNLMGLCMFAKNGNIAALRYHCWKLFKNALVAESPVEGDKSLADYVKDPASVSDVPAEVAECIAPYAVLTEYFNLRRSGQLVKSSEYLLALFEFPLLPTEYLGLLIHQLINYVSPISQQFNFSTSQFMTLLSAFDKWDKSQGTPAFEQGEELIKDMVDHSSDQNDWRKTFKIHELVMSELRLARTSVATMSSLKGLGGR, from the coding sequence ATGTTTTCCGCACCGCCAGCCACCATAAATGGCGCAGACAACTACATATCTCCCGACCCACTGACCGCCAGAGAATTTGGTGAGGCCGAAATGGAAACAATTCTCGACGGCGACGACACAGAACTGCCTGAGATAACTCTCCCAGGAGCACCCATCCCCGAGGGGCAGGTGGAGGAATGGCAGAAGAGCCGAAACATGGGCTTTGTCATGGATCCCGTGATTGCTCGCGGAATTGCTTGGTTCGATGCAAAGCCCGGGCAAGACGGACACGCTACAAAGGAGGATCGGACTCTGTATCCAACAACCACACGCGTCGGAGACGAGTGGAGCGACAACTACAAGGGCTTCGTGGCCGAGGCATTCGCAACGACACTTGGTCCCCAGGCCGCTGAAGATCTGACGCAACGATTCGCAGACTTCATAGAGAGCATCAAGCATTATCGAGAGGAGATCCGGAAGGATGTCGATATTGTCGAAGCCGAGCCTCTGGATGACGCGTACAGTATTGCTCTGTGCATTTACGCCGTGTACTTTCACAATGGAGCCGCTGGGCAGTCAGGTTTCTTTGGTTCCCAGTCCACATACGAGGTTAGACAGCCTCTGGTGGAATGGGTCAACGTCTCAGAACAGCAGCCCAGTGTCGAGCTGGGCAAGGAAGTCATGTCACAGACCCCGCCGGTCCAACATAAGGACTTTTGGAAGTACATTTACCAACTGGTCTGTCGAGGTATGCTCAAACAAGCCTCTCATTGCTTGCATAACAGTGGAGCAGGGGAAGTCGATCCTTCCTGTCAGGAAACACTCGAACAGACTATCGACATTCTCAGCAGATACCCCCAGGGACCCGGAAACGTATCCTTTTACTTCCGACAATGGCACAACTCCATTAGTACCGTTCAGAGTAAGCTGCTGAAGATCAACGACGCAAAGATCCAGAAGGGACTCACTACTCTGCTTCAGGTGCTTGCCGGAGACGAAGACGCCATCATGGGCACGAATCACACCTGGTACGATGCTCTGGTAacccagcagcagtacgTGGATCCCTGTGATTCTCGAATGAAGGGCTACTATGATGCCGCTGTTGCCAATTATCCGGTGGACACTTTTACCGTCTGGGAAGCAGGGGCCAGCCACGCCATCAAGGGTTCATTGCTGCTGGCTATTGAAACCCTGGAGAACTGCGATTCAGTCATTGCTGCTCTTGTGTCTAACATGTGCTACGATGCCGGTCTTCTCAATGGATATGGGGCTGCGAACCCTGCGGCTCTGCCCGATTACCATCTCACTAACCTCGCTTTGCAGTGTATTGGCTACGACAATCTCATCAACGTCGGAATCGAGGTTCTGCAGAAGCTGCGAGACGTTGCCCCTGCCCGTCAGATTCTcagtctgctgctgcctcgCCTACCCTACGATTCTGCCCGTGAAATCGACTGGGCCATCAAGAAATGTAAGCAGAACGGACTAGTGGAAGTCGAGGCCGAGATTCTTCAGACGCTCGCACAAAAGGCCAtccacaacaacaacaatctCATGGGTCTCTGCATGTTTGCCAAGAACGGCAACATTGCAGCTCTCCGATACCACTGCTGGAAGCTGTTTAAAAATGCTCTTGTGGCCGAGTCTCCCGTGGAAGGAGATAAGAGCCTGGCAGACTACGTTAAGGATCCTGCCTCTGTCTCTGACGTGCCTGCAGAGGTGGCCGAATGCATTGCTCCTTACGCTGTTCTGACAGAGTACTTCAACCTGAGACGCTCTGGCCAGCTGGTCAAGTCGTCTGAGTATCTGCTGGCTCTGTTTGAGTTCCCACTCCTGCCCACCGAGTACCTGGGTCTGCTGATCCACCAGCTCATCAACTACGTGTCGCCCATCAGTCAGCAGTTCAACTTCTCCACGTCACAGTTCATGACTCTGCTGTCGGCATTCGACAAGTGGGACAAGTCCCAGGGCACTCCTGCATTCGAGCAAGGCGAGGAGCTGATCAAGGATATGGTTGACCACTCCTCCGATCAGAATGACTGGCGCAAGACATTCAAGATCCATGAATTGGTGATGTCCGAGCTGCGCCTTGCTCGAACCAGTGTCGCTACCATGTCCTCCCTTAAGGGACTGGGAGGAAGATAG
- a CDS encoding uncharacterized protein (Compare to YALI0F24453g, similar to Saccharomyces cerevisiae YCR045C; ancestral locus Anc_6.313, weakly similar to uniprot|P25381 Saccharomyces cerevisiae YCR045c similarity to serin proteases), producing the protein MRVLHLLTLLAVGFALDVPDTSNPGDTLNIRDIIEEPRNFTIDDPLQAQQNLFQPSLPIGKLDLIVKLADTASVSAYLGVYPEAKDYIKSTFAFGKFKGFSGAFDSSFLSTLRRCPWVVDISPDVMVHTTQRFPSSRLRQNDAPRHLARLWSRRRLPDDDVSGTVPADDAPSPPLGTNSPLWFVHNPYNTENVHAYVIDTGINVDHPEFGGRAKAGADFTGEGSGDTNGHGTHVAGLVGSRTYGVAKRINIIEVKVLGRNGDGSLSQVIAGIDFAANDRARRDLVAVANLSLGATYNRLLNDAIDAAVDSGLPVVVAAGNSGVPACTSSPASSSKSITVGAIDDRGDTIASFSNYGSCVDIFASGVFVQSLSNDYGTMALSGTSMAAPIVAGVVGTMLAQGVPADEVFPELLRVATYDQIPRMAVQMRPFTKNIIASNRF; encoded by the exons ATGAGAGTGCTTCATCTACTTACCCTTCTAGCCGTCGGCTTTGCTCTCGATGTCCCAGATACCTCTAATCCTGGCGATACCCTCAACATTCGTGATATCATTGAAGAACCCAGAAACTTCACCATTGATGACCCACTTCAGGCCCAACAGAATCTCTTCCAGCCCAGCCTGCCCATCGGGAAGCTGGACCTCATCGTCAAGCTGGCAGACACTGCAAGTGTATCTGCATACCTGGGTGTGTACCCGGAAGCCAAAGATTATATTAAATCTACTTTTGCGTTCGGCAAGTTTAAAGGATTCAGTGGGGCGTTTGATTCCAGCTTTTTATCGACTCTGCGACGATGTCCCTGGGTCGTAGACATCAGTCCTGACGTCATGGTCCATACCACTCAACGATTCCCTTCCAGCCGTCTCAGACAGAACGACGCCCCCAGACATCTGGCGCGACTCTGGTCTCGAAGAAGACTTCCAGATGATGATGTCTCTGGAACTGTCCCTGCAGACGACGCGCCATCGCCGCCTCTTGGCACCAATTCGCCGCTGTGGTTTGTGCATAACCCATATAACACCGAGAACGTCCATGCGTACGTGATTGACACAGGCATTAACGTTGATCACCCCGAGTTTGGAGGCAGAGCCAAGGCTGGAGCAGACTTCACGGGAGAAGGGTCAGGTGACACCAACGGTCATGGAACTCATGTTGCAGGCCTGGTTGGCTCTCGAACTTATGGCGTGGCGAAGCGGATTAACATTATCGAAGTCAAGGTTCTCGGGCGAAACGGCGATGGGTCACTTTCGCAGGTCATCGCAGGGATTGACTTTGCGGCGAATGACCGGGCACGCAGGGACCTGGTCGCAGTCGCCAACCTTTCGCTTGGTGCAACCTACAACCGTCTCCTGAACGATGCAATCGACGCAGCCGTGGACTCAGGCCTGCCAGTGGTCGTGGCTGCAGGCAATAGTGGCGTCCCTGCATGTACATCGAGTCCAGCATCGTCTAGCAAGTCCATTACTGTTGGTGCTATTGACGACAGGGGCGACACCATCGCCAGCTTCAGCAACTACGGCAGCTGTGTTGACATCTTCGCCTCAGGGGTCTTTGTCCAGTCCCTCAGCAACGACT ATGGAACAATGGCTTTATCCGGTACATCGATGGCAGCACCAATTGTGGCTGGTGTCGTGGGGACAATGCTTGCTCAAGGGGTTCCGGCAGACGAGGTCTTTCCCGAACTGCTCAGAGTAGCCACATATGACCAGATTCCACGCATGGCGGTGCAGATGAGACCCTTCACCAAAAATATAATCGCGTCTAATCGGTTTTAG
- a CDS encoding uncharacterized protein (Compare to YALI0F24519g, no similarity) → MNKLKLVKTSKELALQQKRQGGDASSDEPPKQQLHITEPPSIVASETGNLKLVVPQTISEHNQLIVNEPVARQKPRNPVKILDEDDYAQKLKQIIESGGDTTAFQQKHTTEDNASFQQLIQVDNARRDVKTADIFSTTKLDNDWDKPNPKSALFFRPKDIPQEPSLRGEIAVENTIVVKENVEVEDPSKKSEQIADDIIAAVKGPHVDGYPFVTKNTYKIAPESKESMLLRKLTAKKTAKVTGDVTPRGDLSPAGRNLLNKISKRRK, encoded by the coding sequence ATGAACAAACTAAAGCTGGTGAAGACgtccaaggagctggcgCTTCAACAAAAGCGACAAGGCGGTGATGCCAGCTCAGATGAGCCGCcaaagcagcagcttcacATCACCGAACCTCCGTCGATTGTGGCGTCTGAAACAGGCAACCTCAAGTTGGTGGTCCCACAGACAATCTCAGAACACAACCAGCTGATTGTCAATGAGCCTGTGGCGCGCCAGAAACCGAGGAATCCTGTCAAGATACTGGACGAAGATGATTACGCGCAAAAACTGAAGCAAATCATCGaatctggaggagataCAACGGCCTttcaacaaaaacacaccaCAGAAGATAACGCCTCGTTTCAGCAGCTGATCCAGGTGGATAACGCAAGAAGAGACGTGAAAACGGCCGACATATTCTCAACCACAAAGCTCGACAATGACTGGGACAAGCCCAACCCCAAAAGTGCCCTATTCTTCAGACCAAAAGATATCCCCCAGGAACCGTCTCTTAGAGGAGAGATCGCCGTGGAAAATACCATTGTGGTGAAGGAGAatgtggaggtggaggaccCCAGCAAGAAGTCAGAACAGATTGCTGACGATATCATTGCTGCGGTGAAGGGCCCGCATGTTGATGGGTATCCGTTCGTGACCAAAAACACATATAAGATCGCTCCAGAGTCCAAGGAGTCCATGCTTTTGAGAAAACTCACTGCAAAGAAGACTGCCAAGGTCACCGGAGACGTGACTCCACGAGGTGACCTCTCTCCAGCAGGTAGAAACCTCCTGAACAAGATTTCAAAGAGGAGAAAGTGA
- a CDS encoding uncharacterized protein (Compare to YALI0F24475g, highly similar to uniprot|Q00607 Candida tropicalis Vacuolar ATP synthase 16 kDa proteolipid subunit (EC 3.6.3. 14) and uniprot|P25515 Saccharomyces cerevisiae YEL027w CUP5 H+-ATPase V0 domain 17 KD subunit vacuolar and wi|NCU01332.1 Neurospora crassa NCU01332.1 VACUOLAR ATP SYNTHASE), with translation MALTATEFCPVYAPFFGAIGCTAAIVFTCFGASYGTAKSGVGICATSVLRPDLLIKNTVPVIMAGILAIYGLVVSVLISGSLQQQSSLYAGFIQLGAGLSVGLSGLAAGFAIGIVGDAGVRGTAQQPRLFVGMILILIFAEVLGLYGLIVALLLNSKAGADVQC, from the exons ATGGCTCTGACTGCTACTGAATTCTG CCCCGTCTATGCT CCCTTCTTTGGAGCCATCGGCTGCACTGCCGCCATTGTCTTCACCTGTTTCGGCGCTTCTTACGGAACCGCCAAGTCTGGTGTTGGTATTTGCGCTACCTCCGTCCTTCGACCTGACCTGCTCATCAAGAACACCGTCCCCGTGATTATGGCTGGTATTCTTGCCATTTACGGTCTCGTTGTTTCCGTCCTTATCTCCGGatctctccagcagcaatcTTCTCTGTACGCCGGTTTCATCCAGCTCGGTGCTGGTCTGTCCGTCGGTCTGTCCGGTCTCGCTGCCGGCTTCGCTATTGGCATTGTTGGTGACGCTGGTGTCCGAGGTACCGCACAGCAGCCTCGACTTTTCGTTGGTATGATTCTTATTCTCATTTTCGCCGAAGTCCTGGGTCTCTATGGTCTTATTGTTGCTCTTctgctcaactccaaggccGGTGCTGACGTGCAGTGCTAA
- a CDS encoding uncharacterized protein (Compare to YALI0F24541g, ancestral locus Anc_6.347, weakly similar to DEHA0E11440g Debaryomyces hansenii IPF 12015.1) has product MLTQLFPILAFCATAVCSVLWISQYSSIKSTPLFILLPLVLAVYIPFSIVVLVPIDLLSASSNGEGHPLFYLNENVRLILWRVSYWLAFVLTWAVLPLLQSYVESGHHDPRKKAREAIMYNLKYQGILLGVGLIGLIYTIISTGLSITSIKQVAIALSYSYTLIFAIWFMGHGLVNVPRRLWILAAPTERVRQHYRKAVSVHDRYAEAQQKYIEVSNEVLALRVHREHTQYTNWVDELCDSIEDTSNVVQLPPRGRPATVERSRISEEYLSNLQRSLQKAEFRLIRYTMDWKNLVDEAARDEDIVNSHGDLKFRRSSTRLPPNVAHIYYSLVEPWVMRLGAVFWGLLSLTLVWSELLYGTKYSLVNIIISSTQGFGQQVVSSFILGYMCYTAVSSLFRVRVFNVYGLVRQHSDASSMLFYAMYACRLTVPIAYNYLMLIPSRESVFQAFLGKYINLTPLGTFFSDGIPRFILVPIGLTLFNVYDKIKGWFGFGLDFTDEEEDSDDASLYIEGRDLIFREIEMNGRSSGGVRVPNPRFEVPPASPDTQITKMSNNIKGFFGNFSERWNSGQWTQETQALEEGLLDDRI; this is encoded by the coding sequence aTGCTAACACAGCTATTTCCAATTCTGGCCTTCTGCGCCACCGCCGTGTGTTCCGTTCTGTGGATCTCACAGTactcctccatcaagaGCACTCCGCTGTTCATTCTCCTGCCTTTGGTGCTGGCAGTCTACATTCCCTTCTCCATTGTCGTTCTGGTCCCCATTGACCTTCTATCGGCCAGCTCCAATGGCGAGGGCCACCCGCTCTTCTATCTCAATGAAAACGTGCGTCTCATTCTCTGGCGAGTCTCCTACTGGTTGGCATTTGTGCTGACATGGGCAGTTTTGCCCCTGCTGCAGAGCTACGTCGAAAGTGGCCACCACGACCCCAGAAAGAAGGCCCGGGAAGCAATCATGTACAACCTCAAGTACCAGGGCATTTTGCTGGGCGTGGGTCTCATTGGACTCATCTAcaccatcatctccaccgGCCTGTCAATCACCAGTATCAAGCAGGTGGCAATTGCCCTGTCATACTCCTACACGCTGATTTTCGCCATCTGGTTCATGGGTCACGGCCTTGTCAATGTGCCCCGACGACTCTGGATCCTGGCGGCCCCCACTGAACGTGTCAGACAGCACTACAGAAAGGCCGTCTCGGTACACGACAGATACGCCGAGGCCCAGCAAAAGTACATTGAGGTGTCCAACGAGGTGCTTGCACTCAGAGTCCACCGAGAACACACCCAGTACACTAACTGGGTCGACGAGCTGTGTGACTCCATCGAAGACACCTCCAATGTGGTCCAGCTGCCTCCCAGAGGACGTCCCGCCACCGTGGAGCGATCCCGGATCTCCGAAGAGTATCTGTCAAACCTCCAGAGATCGTTACAGAAGGCTGAATTCCGACTTATTCGATATACCATGGACTGGAAGAACTTGGTGGACGAAGCTGCGCGAGATgaagacattgtcaactCGCACGGAGACCTCAAGTTCCGAAGATCGTCTACTCGACTGCCGCCAAATGTCGCTCACATTTACTACTCTCTGGTTGAGCCCTGGGTAATGCGTCTTGGAGCTGTTTTTTGGGGTCTGTTATCTCTGACTCTGGTGTGGAGTGAATTGCTGTACGGAACCAAGTACTCGCTTGTCAACATTATCATTTCGTCCACGCAGGGCTTTGGTCAGCAGGTCGTGTCTTCTTTTATTCTCGGATACATGTGCTACACTGCAGTGTCGTCCCTCTTCCGAGTGCGTGTCTTCAACGTCTACGGTTTGGTTCGACAGCACTCTGACGCGTCGTCCATGCTCTTCTACGCCATGTACGCCTGTCGTTTGACCGTCCCCATCGCTTACAACTACCTCATGTTGATTCCCTCTCGAGAGTCCGTTTTCCAAGCGTTCCTGGGCAAGTACATTAACCTGACTCCTCTTGGCACCTTCTTTTCCGACGGAATCCCCCGATTCATCCTCGTGCCTATTGGCCTGACTTTGTTCAACGTCtacgacaagatcaagggcTGGTTCGGCTTCGGTTTGGACTTCaccgatgaggaggaggactctGACGACGCCTCTCTCTACATTGAAGGCCGAGATCTCATTTTCCGAGAGATTGAAATGAATGGACGAAGCTCTGGGGGCGTGCGAGTGCCCAACCCTCGATTCGAGGTGCCTCCCGCGTCCCCCGATACCCAGATCACAAAAATGTCCAATAACATAAAGGGTTTCTTTGGCAACTTCTCCGAACGATGGAACAGTGGTCAGTGGACCCAGGAGACCCAGGCTCTCGAGGAGGGGCTGTTGGATGATCGAATTTAA
- a CDS encoding small nucleolar ribonucleoprotein SNU13 (Compare to YALI0F24497g, highly similar to uniprot|P39990 Saccharomyces cerevisiae YEL026w SNU13 component of the U4/U6.U5 snRNP), translating into MSEPNPKAFPLADAALTQQILDIVQQATHLRQLKKGANEATKTLNRGISEFIIMAADAEPIEILLHLPLLCEDKNVPYIFVPSKVALGRACGVSRPVISASVTSNDASQLKDQIIQMKDKIERLLI; encoded by the coding sequence ATGTCTGAGCCCAACCCCAAGGCCTTCCCCCTCGCCGACGCTGCTCTCACCCAGCAGATTCTGGACATTGTCCAGCAGGCTACCCATCTTCGacagctcaagaagggaGCCAacgaggccaccaagaccCTCAACCGTGGTATCTCTGAGTTCATCATCATGGCCGCCGACGCCGAGCCCATCGAGattcttctccatctcccccTCCTCTGTGAGGACAAGAACGTTCCCTACATCTTCGTTCCTTCCAAGGTTGCCCTTGGCCGAGCCTGCGGTGTCTCTCGACCCGTTATCTCCGCCTCTGTCACCTCCAACGATGCTtctcagctcaaggaccagATCATCCAGATGAAGGACAAGATCGAGCGACTTCTCATTTAA